DNA from Bradyrhizobium diazoefficiens USDA 110:
TGGCCCCGGCCAGCACCGGCGATCGCCTGACGTCAGCCGCGCGGTCGAGCCGACACGGCAGCATCGAGAGCGGGCTTTCCTGCGGCAGGAACGGCCGGGTGGGGGCGCTTCGCAGCGGCGCCTGCGCCTGCTTCAGGGCGTCCATCGATAGATCCAGACCTCGGAGACCGGCGCATCGTTCTGCGCCAGGAAGGCACGCAGCTCGATCGACGCCTGCCCCTTGACCGAACATTGGAAGCTCAGACGCCATCCGCCGGTCGCGGGATTCGGTTGCGTGACGATGTTGCTGATGTCGGCTTTTTCAGCGGTCACCACCCCCTTGATTGTCTTGGGATCAACGCCTTTGAGGCGGTCGCCCGTCAGCTCCAGGACGAACAGCTTGCTGTCGTCTCCCCGGCTGCCGATGCCCGTCCGCGTGAACCGCGCGAGCGCGTCGGCCCGCGGCGCATCGGCCCCCCAGTGCAGCCGATAGGTAAAGATGTGTTCGCTCTTTGCCGTCAGCGGCTGCTTCGGCTGCCAGAGCGCGGCGATATTGTCGTGGACCTCCTCCTTGGTCGGAATCTCGAACAGCTTGACCGCCCCTTCGCCCCAATCGCCGATCGGTTCGAACCAGAGGCTCGGGCGCGTCTCGAAACTTGATTCCAGATCCTGATAAGCGAGATAGTTCCTTTCCCGCTGCATCAGGCCGAAGCCACCCGGATTGACGTCGGTAAAACTGCTGACCTGCAGATCGTGCGGATTGTTGAGCGGTCGCCAGAGTTGCTCACCTCGGCCGTTGAAGATCGAAAGCCCATCCGAATCGTGAACGGCCGGGCGGAAATCGTCGAAATCCTTTCGATCGTTCGGACCGAAGAAGAACATGCTGGTCATCGGCGCGAGCCCGGCGTGCTCGAGGTCGACCCGCGGATAGAGCGCCATCTCGACGTCGAAAACCGTGGTTTGGCCGGGCCGAATGGTGAAACGGTAGCTTGCGGCCGCGCTCTTGCTGTCTAGCAGCGCGTGGACCACCATCGAGGAGGCACTCGGCGCCGGCTTCTCCAGCCAGAAGGCCTTGAACACCGGGAACTCTTCGCCCTTGCTTTCGCCGGTATCGATCGCAAGCCCCCGCGCCGACAGACCATAAGTCTGTCCTTTCGCAACCACCCGGAAGTAGCTTGCGCCGAGGAAGACGCAAAGTTCGTCGTAATAATCCGGTTTGTTGATTGGGGCGTGGATGCGGAAGCCGGCGAACCCGAGGTCCGCATCCGGCCATTGTCCGAGCCCCTCGCCGAACGAAAAGTCATCGCGCCGGTACGAGACCGGTGTGACGCTCCTGTCCGCCACCTGAAAGATGTCGACCCTGTTCTTGTAAAAGAAGCCGCGGTGGAAAAATTGAACTTCGAATGGCAGCTTTTCTGCGCGCCACAGCGCCTTTTCGGGCGCGAAACGAATAGACCGGTATTGGTCGTAGTTGAGGTTCTTCAGTGCCTCAGGCAGCTTCTCGTCCGGAGCCGCGAATGGCTTGGTCGCAAGCGCACGGGCAAGCTCGCGGACATAGGACGGGCTGAACGTGAGGGCGGTTCCGGACTGAGCGTCCGCTGCCCGCGGCAGTACAGCTGCAGCTGAAACAGCTACTGATCCACGAAGAAGTTGTCGGCGATTCACTTTGCTCCTCCGGTTTCGAAGCGAGGGAGCAACTGCCGCTGTTCCCTGGAGTTCCGTGCGGAAGACTACGATTTGGCCGGCAGAATGGCTGAAGGGGCCAGCCACGGGGAATGCTGCGCAATTGCCGTCCTTATCAGCCGAAGAGCGCGCGCAGCCCCGACACGACAGCTGCGGAGGCCGCAAACGACACAGCAAGCAACGTCCAACCCGAACGTGCGGTCTCGTTGGCTATCTGACGCACAAGCGTGTGTATCCGCCTCAGCATTCCTCGCCTGCAAGTCGCACGAAATAGCTATGCCAACGCCCCGTCAACTCCTCGGCCCGGGCATCGAAACATCGTTCGACGCCAACTCGGATTGATCACGAAAGTTTCTACTTTTTCCCGATTGACCGAAACGCCTGACGGCGACAGCTGCGACGTTTTGAAGACGCATCCAAAAAATGTCTTCGGCGAGCCATTGGCCGGTCTAGGTTCTCCGCCCCGCCCAGGCTGAGCGCGATCCTGATGCAGTTTGCGGTCGTCCCGGTTCGACTTCGGGATGCGGGGCCGGGTATGCCTGCATGATCGAGCTTTGCTTCGGACTACCATCCGCCGAATAATTCGTGACGATCCATCGCAACCCTTGGTTCAGCCGGCTTTCGGAACGCACGATGCAGACGGGAAGCGCGGCGCTCGGCGACGCGACCCATTGCGGTCGGCGCAGGTTTCACGGCCTGACTATCTCGCGGCATCATCGCGAGTGCGTGCCGCGGATCTTCACGCTGCTCGACCTCGGCCTGACCGGAAGCCGTCGCCACGAGCGCGCTCGCCGTGTCGAAGACGATCTTTTCAGGGAGGTTTCGCGCTGAGCGGATCCGGATGATGCTTCGGTCTACGTCGATCGCGGACGAGCGCCCGGCGGGCGCGGGCAGATATCGGTCGGCTGCCAAGAGCAGACCGAAAAGCACGCTGCCGACGAAAACGAAATATCTGACGACCGGCATGACCCCCCGCTGATCGAGCCCGACTTCGAACTCCACGTCACAACGGGAAATTTCGGCAATCGTTCCTTCCATGCGGTGCCCTCACGGGCAAAGTCCGTTTGACAATCCGGGAAACAGTGGCAATTTTCGCTCAGACCAGTAGCGATGCCGATGCTCGCCGAAGCAGCGCCGCGACAGCCCGTGCGCGGGAAGCCTATACGATGATCAACCCGGCGGCGAAGGATGACGATGTGCGCCACGCGGCACTAACGCGGTCCGGCTAAGAGCGATCGGCCGGGACGGCCGGAGCGCTGAGGCTTTGGCGGTGGAAGGTGTGAAGTTACTAAGCGCCTCGATGTAGGATAAAACGAGAGGAGCCGCCCGAGCGGCAGCCCCTCCGTCAGTCTCGTTTATTACCAGCCGCGGGTGCCGAAGCTGAAGCCGATGCTCGGCCCGCTGGAGTAGCCGTAGCCGCGGTCGTAGTAGCCCGGTCCACCGTAGTAGCCGTAGCTGCGGCGCGCGACGTAGGCGTCGTCGTCGTAGTAGCGCTGGACGTAGCGGGGACCGCGCGTCCGGAAGCAACGGCCGTATTCGTCGCAGACCAGGCGAACCTGTTCTACGTTTGCCTTCTCCACGGTGGCCAGCCCGCCGGGGTTGAGCGGCGCGGCCGAAGTAGCAGTCGCGAGCGATGCCACGGCGGCGGCTGCGAGCAGAATGGTCTTCATCGTTCTCTCCTCCTATCGGTTGTCGTTAGTCGATTTCTTCGATCACGCGCCGCTCCTGCGGCTCGACGATGTAGGTGCGATTGTCGCGGTGGATGTAGCGGTACTCCCGCAGCGTCGGGGCATCGCGATAGACGTCCTCCGGGAAGGCTTCGATCTCGACGCTGTCGGGCACGCGTTCGCCTCTGCGGATCTCAGTCCGCACCGTGCTTCCCGTCGTCGTCGTCCGCCGTTCGGCCGGCGCCGCCCGCACGTGCTTGCGTACGGTCTCACGATCGCGGTCGCTGAAGGTCACCTTGCGCTGCTCGCGTGGTGCCGGCGCGGCCGCCGTCGATCGTCCCGAGTAGGGCATGGTGGCGACGATCTGATAGCTCGAGGGATCGACGATCACGATCTCGTCGCGGACCAGGACGAAGTTGTAGCCCCTGTACTGCGGAACGATTTCGATGACGTCGGCGGGAAGTGGCTGAAGGCGCACGTCGCGCGGAATGGCCGTACCTACTGACACCGAGAAATTGACGTTGGTGAGAGGCTGCACGTTCAGGTGCGAGACGGATTCGCTGACGCGGGTCCGCTGCGTATCGTTGAGTTGGATCGAAACATTGGTCCGATCCGACCCGGTTCGCCCGGCCGCATTCTGCTGGGTGTCCTGCCGCTGCGCGGAGGGGTTCGACGAATTGCCAGAGGCCGGCGTCTGTTGGGCCTGGTTTGTGCCTGTGGACGGCGCCGGATTGGTCGACTGCTGCTGGTTGGCCGTCGGCTGGCCGGACTGGGTCTGGCTGGCCGTAGCCGGCTGCTGAGCGCCCGTCGACGTGTTGGTGCTGACGCCGTTCGTGCCCGTCGAGTTCTGATTGGTGCGGCTGCTGTCGGTGGCGGTGTTTTGCTGCGCCTGAGTAGTCGTCGACGCGGACGGGGTCTGGGTCGAGGCGGACGGAGGCGAGGCCTGCGACTGCGTCGACGTCGTGGTCGAGGGATTGGATGTCGGTGGTGTCGACGTGGATTTTTCGGTCTGCTGCGCCGAGGGGCTCGCGCTCGGGACGTCCTTCGAATTGTTCTGCGCGAAAGCTGCGGTCGAAATCAGAATGGCTGCGGTCGTGGTCATCAACTGGCGTTTGATCATGGTGTGTCTCCAACAAAAAAGCGCACACCAACCGCACGTCCGGACAATCGTTCCCGAGATCGGGAAAAAGTGGCATTTCTCAGGAGGGAACCCTTGGGAGCTGTCGGCCGGGGTTGCTGGCGACGTCCCTACTGAGGCGGGAT
Protein-coding regions in this window:
- a CDS encoding glucan biosynthesis protein G, whose amino-acid sequence is MNRRQLLRGSVAVSAAAVLPRAADAQSGTALTFSPSYVRELARALATKPFAAPDEKLPEALKNLNYDQYRSIRFAPEKALWRAEKLPFEVQFFHRGFFYKNRVDIFQVADRSVTPVSYRRDDFSFGEGLGQWPDADLGFAGFRIHAPINKPDYYDELCVFLGASYFRVVAKGQTYGLSARGLAIDTGESKGEEFPVFKAFWLEKPAPSASSMVVHALLDSKSAAASYRFTIRPGQTTVFDVEMALYPRVDLEHAGLAPMTSMFFFGPNDRKDFDDFRPAVHDSDGLSIFNGRGEQLWRPLNNPHDLQVSSFTDVNPGGFGLMQRERNYLAYQDLESSFETRPSLWFEPIGDWGEGAVKLFEIPTKEEVHDNIAALWQPKQPLTAKSEHIFTYRLHWGADAPRADALARFTRTGIGSRGDDSKLFVLELTGDRLKGVDPKTIKGVVTAEKADISNIVTQPNPATGGWRLSFQCSVKGQASIELRAFLAQNDAPVSEVWIYRWTP
- a CDS encoding DUF1236 domain-containing protein is translated as MIKRQLMTTTAAILISTAAFAQNNSKDVPSASPSAQQTEKSTSTPPTSNPSTTTSTQSQASPPSASTQTPSASTTTQAQQNTATDSSRTNQNSTGTNGVSTNTSTGAQQPATASQTQSGQPTANQQQSTNPAPSTGTNQAQQTPASGNSSNPSAQRQDTQQNAAGRTGSDRTNVSIQLNDTQRTRVSESVSHLNVQPLTNVNFSVSVGTAIPRDVRLQPLPADVIEIVPQYRGYNFVLVRDEIVIVDPSSYQIVATMPYSGRSTAAAPAPREQRKVTFSDRDRETVRKHVRAAPAERRTTTTGSTVRTEIRRGERVPDSVEIEAFPEDVYRDAPTLREYRYIHRDNRTYIVEPQERRVIEEID